In the Oceanispirochaeta sp. M1 genome, one interval contains:
- a CDS encoding TRAP transporter small permease — MRKIYEIYCKIQEMIVGTVFVSIVILIFSAAFFRQFDKPIVWADDIAKFLFSWAAFLGADVAMRHSRLVGVDLLVKKFNPKIGKIVQLFVFLIIIALLSAFVIYGTKLSIESVDRSFQTLSNFSYSIVTASLPVSSLMMILTACIKIAKIGINFKDDEYNVLRDIPGDEAPVKSCC, encoded by the coding sequence ATGAGAAAGATATACGAGATCTATTGTAAAATACAGGAAATGATTGTGGGGACAGTATTTGTTTCAATCGTTATCCTGATTTTTTCAGCCGCTTTTTTCAGACAGTTTGATAAACCCATTGTCTGGGCGGATGATATTGCCAAGTTTCTTTTTTCCTGGGCCGCTTTTCTTGGCGCAGATGTTGCCATGAGACATTCCCGCCTTGTCGGTGTGGATCTGCTTGTGAAAAAGTTCAATCCTAAAATCGGTAAAATTGTACAGTTATTTGTATTTTTAATAATTATTGCATTGCTTTCGGCCTTTGTTATTTATGGTACTAAACTGAGCATAGAGAGTGTGGACAGAAGTTTTCAGACCCTGTCGAATTTCAGTTATTCCATAGTTACAGCATCCCTGCCGGTGTCTTCTCTGATGATGATTCTGACAGCCTGTATCAAGATTGCCAAAATAGGCATCAACTTTAAGGATGATGAATATAATGTTCTTCGCGATATTCCCGGGGATGAAGCTCCCGTTAAAAGCTGTTGCTAG
- a CDS encoding extracellular solute-binding protein, with amino-acid sequence MKRAGIILLIILIPVLLFSEEYSYRTSDILRLMDSEYLRKSTYSFDGLYYKGCSLLETLPLMEEVYEMDIRNAGSKNLLKNDDLGEYWAEALLVSEDNSSGLSLIFKDRIYHDLTQLNFKGTAMESDELEVWLSWEGVDALKDEIENFADHHNISIKAVEVPSPDSKLHSVVRARGDVPDLVMIQSSAVEKLVSARAVQNLGYIKTPDLIIQGTEAFTLNNKLWALPFYFDTQLIYYNRNLLDSVPSPDWTLNDMELAARQIRERNNKIHPLAWNAYSSNWLIPFQVSFGKGELIDSKGIITVNDKATEEALNYILDLKEEKLLSPLERDAMDALFIAGKVGMIMSGSYAVPYFESLGLEFGVLPYPINQMTGIPLSPLLDFKSFCMTRQTKHPILARRFLQHMIGAGVQQRFCPALAKLPARVDVLDIPGISYGYLSLLKSTVVRGTVVPPQQIYSIYKNNMWKLLRFALSGQLSVHQTLEKGQTLMNNSIKN; translated from the coding sequence TTGAAACGTGCAGGAATTATCCTTCTGATAATCCTTATACCGGTCCTTCTCTTTTCAGAGGAGTACAGCTATAGGACATCAGACATTCTGAGGCTTATGGACTCAGAGTACCTGAGAAAATCAACATACTCATTCGACGGCCTTTATTATAAAGGCTGCTCACTTCTCGAAACACTGCCTCTTATGGAGGAAGTATATGAGATGGATATCCGCAACGCCGGATCAAAAAATCTTTTAAAAAATGATGACCTGGGTGAATACTGGGCCGAGGCCCTACTGGTAAGTGAAGATAATTCATCAGGCCTCAGTCTGATATTCAAAGACAGGATTTATCATGACCTGACTCAGCTGAATTTCAAGGGAACAGCCATGGAATCTGATGAATTGGAGGTCTGGCTGTCCTGGGAAGGTGTTGATGCTCTCAAAGATGAAATTGAAAACTTTGCAGACCACCACAACATCAGTATCAAGGCAGTAGAAGTTCCCAGTCCCGATTCGAAACTACATTCAGTTGTAAGGGCCAGAGGAGATGTACCTGACCTTGTGATGATCCAATCCAGTGCCGTAGAAAAACTGGTTTCAGCCAGGGCTGTTCAGAACCTTGGATATATAAAAACTCCAGATCTTATCATACAGGGTACTGAAGCCTTTACTCTCAACAACAAACTATGGGCCCTCCCGTTCTACTTTGATACACAGCTGATCTATTACAACAGGAATCTGCTTGATTCAGTACCCTCTCCCGACTGGACATTAAATGATATGGAGCTGGCAGCCCGGCAGATAAGAGAGAGGAATAACAAGATTCATCCTCTGGCCTGGAATGCCTACTCCTCCAACTGGCTGATTCCCTTTCAGGTTTCCTTTGGAAAAGGGGAGCTTATAGATTCTAAGGGAATAATCACAGTCAATGATAAAGCGACAGAAGAGGCATTGAATTATATCCTCGACTTAAAGGAAGAAAAACTTTTGAGCCCCCTTGAAAGAGATGCCATGGATGCCCTGTTTATTGCAGGGAAAGTAGGAATGATAATGAGCGGCTCTTATGCTGTCCCCTACTTCGAGTCTCTGGGGCTGGAGTTCGGAGTTCTCCCCTACCCTATAAATCAGATGACAGGGATTCCTCTCTCTCCTCTACTGGATTTCAAGTCCTTCTGTATGACCCGGCAGACTAAACATCCCATTCTGGCCCGCCGATTTCTGCAGCATATGATCGGTGCGGGAGTACAGCAAAGATTCTGTCCTGCATTAGCAAAACTTCCGGCCAGAGTTGATGTACTGGATATCCCGGGAATATCATACGGATATCTCTCCCTTCTTAAATCAACTGTAGTAAGAGGAACCGTGGTCCCTCCACAGCAGATATACAGCATCTATAAGAATAATATGTGGAAACTTCTCAGGTTCGCACTCTCAGGCCAGTTGTCGGTACACCAGACTCTGGAGAAGGGACAGACCCTGATGAACAATTCAATAAAAAATTAA
- the dctP gene encoding TRAP transporter substrate-binding protein DctP yields MKKNLIILVVLSLLLSGNIFAGGQQEGGDASMAQATKLFIAGTSGKEDTQSMGHFDYAERLNATGAFAAEVKINAVMGETDDVTEQAIQGVPVINATDPGRLAAYVPEFGLVQMPYLLPDYTYLNKIRDTKLYAKWDKDFQEKGLKLVTVNGYSGVRSWVTDFPVTTPADLKGVKIRTIGSDLFVNSVNAMGAIATALPWAETYQGMEQGVVDGCEAQIPGIYSMRFYEIKSYVSLSEHFTLIASMVTGTKFFDGLSAENQTILLDTAFDAYKDNQEVVVSKSKDYIKEMEAAGVTFLEIDKTPFVDAVQSVYVDMGFSELKDDLYAELGL; encoded by the coding sequence GTGAAGAAAAATCTTATTATTCTTGTAGTTCTGTCTCTTCTACTGAGCGGCAACATTTTTGCCGGCGGTCAGCAGGAAGGCGGAGACGCGTCTATGGCTCAAGCCACTAAATTATTTATTGCCGGTACCAGCGGTAAGGAAGACACACAGTCCATGGGTCATTTTGACTATGCAGAAAGATTGAATGCAACTGGAGCTTTTGCTGCAGAAGTTAAGATCAACGCTGTAATGGGTGAAACTGATGATGTTACCGAACAGGCTATTCAGGGTGTTCCTGTAATCAATGCTACCGACCCCGGTCGTCTGGCTGCCTATGTTCCCGAATTCGGTCTGGTTCAGATGCCTTATCTGCTCCCCGATTACACCTACCTGAACAAAATCAGAGATACCAAGCTTTATGCTAAATGGGACAAAGATTTCCAGGAAAAAGGTCTGAAACTGGTTACTGTTAACGGTTATTCCGGTGTTAGAAGCTGGGTAACAGACTTTCCTGTAACAACACCTGCTGATCTTAAGGGTGTTAAAATCAGAACTATCGGTTCCGATCTTTTCGTAAACTCTGTAAATGCAATGGGTGCTATCGCTACTGCTCTACCCTGGGCTGAGACATATCAGGGAATGGAACAGGGTGTTGTAGACGGATGTGAAGCTCAGATCCCCGGTATCTACTCCATGAGATTCTATGAAATTAAATCTTATGTAAGTCTTTCCGAGCACTTTACTCTGATTGCCTCAATGGTAACCGGTACTAAGTTTTTCGACGGACTTTCTGCTGAAAACCAGACAATCCTTCTGGATACAGCTTTTGATGCTTACAAAGACAACCAGGAAGTTGTTGTTTCCAAGTCCAAAGATTATATCAAGGAAATGGAAGCTGCGGGTGTTACTTTTCTCGAAATTGACAAGACTCCCTTTGTAGACGCTGTACAGTCTGTATACGTAGACATGGGATTCTCTGAACTGAAAGACGATCTCTACGCAGAGCTTGGACTTTAA
- a CDS encoding YhcH/YjgK/YiaL family protein, translated as MILDTIANAAKYEVLHKSFKKAFDFIRESDLKSMELGRYEIDGDNIFALVQGYTTKAVNEKQFEAHRNYIDIQYMISGSEMMGYTTPDYLTVTTEYNPDTDVELYSHTSFTECELDVKDFAVFYPEDSHMPGCSIRGRTAGEVKKLVLKIKK; from the coding sequence ATGATATTAGATACAATCGCCAATGCGGCAAAATACGAAGTACTCCACAAGAGCTTTAAAAAAGCCTTTGATTTCATCCGGGAATCAGATCTGAAATCCATGGAACTCGGCCGCTATGAAATAGACGGAGACAATATCTTCGCTCTGGTTCAGGGCTACACAACTAAGGCTGTCAATGAAAAGCAGTTTGAAGCACACAGAAACTATATTGATATTCAGTATATGATCTCCGGTTCCGAAATGATGGGCTACACCACTCCTGATTATTTAACAGTTACAACAGAATATAATCCAGATACAGATGTTGAACTCTACTCTCATACATCTTTTACTGAGTGTGAACTTGATGTCAAAGACTTTGCAGTGTTCTACCCCGAGGATTCTCATATGCCGGGCTGCAGCATCAGAGGCAGGACTGCCGGAGAGGTGAAAAAACTGGTTCTAAAGATCAAAAAGTAA
- a CDS encoding TRAP transporter large permease, translating to MTLLVITFFFLLAINMPIGFTIGISGAVFFLTSDMIPFSITVQRVVAQTQSIAFLAVPFFIFAGNLMNKTGITSRLLRFSSLLTRRMAGGMAQVNVVLSTMMGGVSGSAVADASMQARILGHNMVKKGYPRGYTAGITCLSSLITATIPPSLGLILYGFVGEVSIGKLFIAGIVPGFLMMVFLMATVSITANKHKYDMPDLSVEKITFKEVWVDLKDSIWALMFPVILIVGIRFGLFTPSEAGAFAVVYALFVGKFIYKELTWDKFRAALKDSFIDNGAIILIIALSGIFGYALSLENVPGQIGSLLVGITSHPQIMLIIIVLFLAVAGMFIDSNVSVLLLTPIFLPVVKDLGVDPVHFGILMMTIVTMGCMTPPVGTALYTVCQILDAPLEDFVKETMPFYLAVIFLVIVLIFIPDVVMFLPNLIY from the coding sequence ATGACATTACTTGTAATTACTTTTTTCTTTTTATTGGCTATTAATATGCCCATCGGTTTTACCATTGGTATCTCCGGAGCGGTCTTTTTTCTCACCAGTGATATGATCCCCTTTTCCATTACGGTTCAGAGGGTTGTTGCACAGACCCAGTCCATCGCTTTTCTGGCGGTTCCCTTCTTTATCTTTGCAGGAAACCTGATGAATAAGACCGGAATCACCTCTCGTCTTCTCCGCTTTTCTTCTCTTCTCACAAGAAGAATGGCCGGTGGTATGGCTCAGGTGAATGTTGTACTCAGTACCATGATGGGCGGTGTATCAGGGTCGGCTGTAGCAGATGCTTCCATGCAGGCCCGTATTCTCGGTCATAACATGGTAAAGAAGGGGTATCCAAGAGGATATACTGCAGGAATCACCTGTCTCTCCTCCCTGATTACAGCTACCATTCCACCAAGTCTGGGCCTGATCCTTTATGGATTTGTCGGAGAGGTCTCTATCGGTAAACTTTTTATTGCCGGTATTGTTCCCGGATTTCTAATGATGGTATTCCTGATGGCTACAGTAAGCATTACTGCCAATAAGCATAAATATGATATGCCCGATCTGAGTGTGGAAAAAATCACATTTAAAGAAGTCTGGGTAGATCTTAAAGACTCAATCTGGGCTCTTATGTTTCCAGTCATTCTAATCGTTGGAATCCGTTTTGGATTGTTTACACCTTCTGAAGCAGGGGCCTTTGCAGTTGTATATGCCCTGTTTGTAGGTAAATTCATCTATAAGGAACTGACCTGGGATAAATTCAGGGCTGCCTTGAAGGATTCCTTTATTGATAACGGTGCAATCATCCTGATTATTGCCCTCTCCGGTATCTTCGGTTATGCCCTCTCTCTTGAGAATGTCCCCGGACAGATCGGATCACTCCTTGTGGGAATCACCAGTCATCCTCAGATTATGCTGATCATCATTGTCCTCTTCCTGGCTGTTGCCGGTATGTTTATTGACAGTAATGTAAGCGTTCTGCTTTTGACTCCTATTTTTCTTCCTGTTGTGAAGGACCTGGGGGTTGATCCCGTACATTTCGGAATCCTGATGATGACCATTGTTACAATGGGCTGCATGACTCCTCCTGTGGGAACTGCGCTGTATACGGTATGTCAGATACTGGATGCTCCGCTTGAAGATTTTGTTAAAGAAACCATGCCTTTCTATCTGGCCGTAATCTTTCTGGTTATCGTGCTGATATTCATCCCCGATGTGGTTATGTTTCTGCCGAATTTGATTTACTGA
- a CDS encoding mannonate dehydratase has protein sequence MKMSLRWFGKGHDSVSLEQIRQIPGVGGVIPTLYNTVPGDEWNLEDIQSLKKDVEDAGLKIYGIESVNVSDEIKVGHPKRDQHIENYIATLKKLSAEGINMVCYNFMPVFDWTRSELAKPRPDGSTVLAYNQEKVDLIHPKEMFDHIDGDSNGFVMPGWEPERMGKVEELFHLYESTDNEQLFQNLKYFLDAIIPTCEKYGVKMAIHIDDPVWSVYNLPRIIKNKMDLQRLITEVPSEYNGITLCTGSLSSKPDNDIPDIIRSLKGRIHFAHMRNTKHTAPGIFEESAHLSSDGSLDMYEIMKAFVEIGFDGPIRPDHGRAIWGEIAMPGYGLYDRALGAQYLLGLMEAVKKSQ, from the coding sequence ATGAAAATGAGCCTCAGATGGTTTGGGAAAGGACATGACAGTGTTTCCCTGGAACAGATACGTCAAATTCCAGGAGTTGGCGGAGTTATCCCTACTCTTTACAACACAGTTCCCGGAGATGAGTGGAATCTGGAAGATATACAGAGTCTGAAGAAAGATGTGGAAGATGCGGGTCTGAAGATCTATGGTATTGAAAGCGTTAATGTTTCAGATGAGATCAAGGTAGGTCATCCCAAGCGTGACCAGCATATTGAAAACTATATTGCCACATTAAAGAAACTCTCAGCCGAGGGAATCAATATGGTCTGCTATAATTTTATGCCCGTATTTGACTGGACCCGCTCTGAGCTGGCCAAACCCAGACCCGACGGTTCTACGGTTCTGGCCTATAATCAGGAAAAAGTAGACCTCATTCATCCCAAAGAGATGTTTGACCATATTGATGGTGATTCTAACGGCTTTGTTATGCCCGGTTGGGAACCCGAGAGAATGGGAAAGGTTGAAGAACTGTTTCATCTCTATGAAAGTACAGACAATGAACAACTCTTTCAGAATCTGAAATACTTTCTGGATGCCATAATTCCTACCTGTGAAAAGTACGGTGTAAAGATGGCCATCCATATTGATGATCCCGTGTGGAGCGTATACAACCTTCCCCGTATTATCAAAAACAAGATGGATCTGCAGCGTCTGATTACAGAGGTTCCCTCCGAGTATAACGGAATAACTCTCTGTACCGGATCTCTCAGCTCCAAGCCTGATAATGATATTCCCGATATTATCCGTTCTCTGAAGGGCAGAATCCACTTTGCTCATATGAGAAATACAAAACATACAGCTCCCGGAATTTTTGAAGAGTCGGCACACCTTTCCTCAGACGGTTCTCTGGATATGTATGAAATAATGAAAGCTTTTGTGGAAATTGGTTTTGACGGACCTATTCGTCCCGACCATGGTCGTGCTATCTGGGGTGAAATTGCCATGCCGGGTTACGGCCTGTACGACAGAGCCCTGGGTGCCCAGTATCTACTGGGACTGATGGAAGCCGTTAAAAAGTCTCAGTAA
- a CDS encoding Gfo/Idh/MocA family protein: protein MLKVMIVGAGAIAPAHIEGFLSFPERVEITHISNPTVAKAAALIDKYGLNAEASSLFDEQLDAVDIVSICSPPSTHRDLAVKALEAGKHVLLEKPMAMSLGECDQILSAAEKGNALISVVAQSRFISSISNTMKIIHKGDYGKLLFSQINSFWWRGQSYYDLYWRGLWESEGGGCTLNHAVHHIDLLLWAKGLPVEVNSFLTNLNHQNSEEEDLSLSILKYADGTMSQINASLIHHGEEQKLDFQMEKASVSIPFAVKASTPRSNGFPMDDEETINKLSDEYKNLPDLKFEHHAGQVGNFLDAIEKGTPLAVSGKDGRNSIELISAVYKSAFTGSGVILPLKKDDPYYSFPSRVEDATRFHKKTKSVKGFDDSTITDFKGRF from the coding sequence ATGCTGAAAGTCATGATAGTTGGAGCCGGAGCAATTGCACCGGCACATATAGAGGGATTTCTCAGTTTTCCTGAGAGAGTGGAAATAACTCATATCTCTAATCCCACTGTTGCCAAGGCGGCCGCTCTTATTGACAAATACGGATTGAACGCTGAAGCATCCTCCTTATTTGATGAGCAGCTGGATGCCGTGGATATTGTCTCTATCTGTTCTCCTCCCTCCACACACCGGGACCTTGCGGTCAAGGCACTGGAGGCGGGAAAACATGTCCTTCTGGAAAAACCCATGGCCATGAGTCTGGGTGAATGTGATCAGATACTGTCTGCGGCGGAGAAGGGGAATGCCCTGATCTCTGTTGTTGCTCAGAGCCGTTTTATCTCCTCCATCTCCAATACTATGAAAATAATCCACAAGGGTGATTACGGAAAGCTTCTGTTTTCACAGATCAACTCATTCTGGTGGAGAGGGCAGAGCTATTATGACCTCTACTGGCGGGGTCTCTGGGAGAGTGAAGGGGGCGGATGTACGCTGAATCATGCGGTTCACCATATAGATCTTCTTCTCTGGGCCAAAGGTCTCCCTGTGGAAGTTAATTCCTTTCTGACAAATCTGAATCATCAGAATTCGGAAGAGGAAGATCTCTCCCTGAGTATTTTAAAATATGCAGACGGAACCATGTCTCAGATCAATGCCTCTCTGATTCATCATGGAGAAGAGCAGAAACTGGACTTCCAGATGGAAAAAGCCTCTGTTTCTATACCCTTTGCTGTTAAAGCAAGCACTCCGCGTTCCAATGGATTTCCCATGGATGATGAAGAGACAATCAATAAGTTAAGTGATGAATATAAGAATCTGCCTGATCTGAAGTTTGAACACCATGCAGGACAGGTCGGGAACTTTCTCGATGCCATAGAAAAGGGTACTCCTCTTGCTGTAAGCGGCAAAGATGGCCGAAACTCCATTGAACTTATTTCGGCTGTCTATAAATCCGCCTTTACCGGATCAGGAGTCATACTCCCCCTGAAGAAAGATGATCCCTATTATTCCTTCCCCTCGAGAGTGGAGGATGCCACGCGTTTTCATAAAAAAACGAAGTCCGTAAAAGGGTTTGATGACTCTACCATCACTGACTTCAAAGGGAGATTCTAA
- a CDS encoding ABC transporter permease subunit, giving the protein MKIKKETALENRLLILPILFLIILIGAAPFATALKDSFFHDNYGERSFAGLENFRTILGDAAFPFSLNITVIWAFLNVSLSLFFSFLLALRLLKPGRSFLYPMLLIPWGIPVYIAVPLWRAFLHGSGGESIISKLTGIQINLMLDPAAGFLGALLVSLWMSIPVTTFVFAGHMRKVSRSVIEAAALDGAGDAEIARSIYIPEIKESLLAMAVLNFIKAFKEFTLVFMLTSGGPPLISGITDRHIIGATTTLGVFLYEIFLQHNDWGINAAYAVIMAVLVLFIMSLWILIRKKKPLRILLILSALALLPGGRPMLWSLAAGYMIAAILKRDRLLKILLPVHLTSVLFFVSTEGVLAGFHPGIIIPLLALLFSFQESSSAKGEIRSFRTIIPVKGVKAASGISMYIFNLLSAVILYMLIWMSLSGISACYIDSFIPPMASLKNFITIFTEEGILKYFANTFVLAGMTAVLLPFVVFPGAVYLDKAGKKRTLAFLAIIQLMGMAGGMHSLIPLYRLFRGMNLLDSYIPLILIYLYHSIPIALFILTAYLGNLPSSYRDLARIEGMGELKYSFRILLPLSLPPLLTTVMLAFISGWNGFQAPLLFLNSEEKYTISLKLHSYVGNLASGSPVWNLFAAAAVVNTLFIGALFLRFRNPMTISPISESETDE; this is encoded by the coding sequence ATGAAAATAAAAAAAGAGACCGCACTGGAAAACAGATTACTCATCCTCCCTATCCTTTTCCTGATTATTCTAATCGGTGCAGCACCCTTTGCGACCGCTTTGAAAGACAGCTTCTTTCATGATAATTACGGAGAACGCAGTTTTGCAGGTCTGGAGAATTTCAGGACCATCCTGGGAGATGCGGCCTTTCCCTTCAGTCTGAATATTACCGTAATCTGGGCCTTTCTCAATGTTAGCCTCAGTCTGTTTTTCTCTTTTCTCCTTGCACTGAGACTCCTCAAACCGGGCAGATCATTCTTATACCCTATGCTGCTGATTCCCTGGGGCATCCCTGTCTATATTGCGGTTCCCCTATGGAGAGCGTTCCTCCATGGCAGCGGAGGCGAATCCATTATCAGCAAATTGACGGGAATACAAATCAATCTGATGCTTGATCCTGCCGCCGGTTTTCTTGGAGCCCTACTGGTCAGTCTCTGGATGAGTATTCCTGTTACCACCTTTGTTTTTGCCGGACATATGAGGAAGGTGAGCCGCTCTGTAATTGAAGCTGCCGCACTGGATGGTGCGGGGGATGCCGAGATTGCCAGATCCATCTATATTCCGGAAATCAAAGAATCACTTCTGGCCATGGCCGTACTGAACTTTATCAAGGCCTTCAAGGAATTTACTCTTGTATTTATGCTGACATCCGGCGGCCCTCCTCTGATCAGCGGAATCACTGACAGGCATATCATTGGAGCCACCACGACCTTAGGTGTCTTTCTGTATGAAATATTCCTGCAGCATAACGACTGGGGAATCAATGCAGCCTATGCAGTGATTATGGCTGTCCTCGTACTCTTTATTATGTCCCTCTGGATTCTGATCCGAAAGAAAAAACCTTTGAGGATACTCCTGATTCTATCCGCTCTGGCTCTACTCCCCGGAGGAAGGCCGATGCTCTGGTCACTGGCAGCCGGATATATGATTGCCGCCATACTCAAAAGAGACCGTCTCTTGAAGATTCTGCTCCCTGTTCATCTTACATCTGTTCTGTTCTTTGTAAGTACAGAAGGCGTTCTGGCAGGGTTCCATCCCGGAATAATAATCCCCCTGCTGGCCCTGCTTTTCAGTTTTCAGGAAAGTTCATCTGCAAAGGGAGAAATCCGAAGCTTCAGAACAATTATCCCGGTCAAAGGAGTGAAGGCTGCATCGGGAATCAGCATGTATATCTTCAATCTTCTCAGTGCAGTGATTCTCTATATGCTGATCTGGATGAGCCTGTCAGGAATCAGCGCCTGTTATATAGACTCTTTCATCCCCCCCATGGCCAGTCTTAAAAACTTCATCACAATCTTTACAGAAGAGGGGATACTCAAGTACTTCGCCAATACATTTGTATTAGCAGGAATGACTGCAGTACTCCTCCCGTTTGTTGTGTTTCCCGGGGCAGTATATCTGGATAAGGCCGGAAAGAAGAGAACACTGGCTTTTCTGGCAATTATTCAACTCATGGGAATGGCCGGAGGAATGCACTCACTGATTCCCCTCTACCGGCTTTTCAGAGGGATGAATCTGCTGGACAGCTATATTCCACTGATACTGATCTATCTTTATCACTCCATACCCATAGCCCTCTTTATACTGACGGCATACCTGGGGAACCTCCCCTCCTCCTACAGAGATCTTGCCCGGATTGAGGGTATGGGAGAACTGAAATACAGCTTCAGGATTCTGCTGCCCCTGTCACTCCCGCCTCTTCTGACGACAGTAATGCTGGCATTCATCTCCGGATGGAACGGGTTTCAGGCACCCCTTCTTTTTTTAAACAGTGAAGAGAAGTATACTATAAGTCTGAAGCTACACAGCTATGTTGGAAATCTGGCATCGGGAAGCCCCGTATGGAATTTGTTTGCTGCCGCTGCAGTTGTAAACACTCTCTTTATTGGAGCCCTCTTTCTGCGATTCCGGAACCCCATGACCATAAGCCCCATAAGCGAGAGTGAAACCGATGAGTAA
- a CDS encoding amidohydrolase family protein codes for MKSYWLTNGRIIDGTGSTAKEGNILIEDEKIIRIQEETPDDGLPQIDCEDHIVAPGFIDIHSHLDWFAGNEGSRELMMPFLQQGITTAVGGNCGFSTFGFPVSHPYRELLSDNIFRSGRAKLSWQNAAGYKEHIKENGSPMNILSYVGHGTTRTSIRGYDANPLTDAELKQLLSLLDESLKQGACGISLGLQYEPGIFADKKELKAVAELVKSHNKVLAVHPRAASAVSGTYPMKPFGTPHHILAIQDMIELAEETGVRLQFSHLIFVGSQSWKSADKAFKLLEDAKVRGVDIHFDTYGYSLGASRINVILPEWFLADLNKNVESKSALKRLWVEIKAMELVLGFGFEQIRVTNTVYPEWKKYNGLYLSEIARNLGQSSFKTLCDLVRLSNGTAAVLMERYSNPEILKRMIAHPQVHYQTDAWMEREGINNPAIYGSIPRILKLSREHNIQSIEESIRKMTGATAERLGIPKRGYIRKGYYADLVVLNEKTISDREDENGIPLPPEGIKRVIINGKMLLTPETAKEINPVGSEMPGMFIHI; via the coding sequence ATGAAAAGCTACTGGCTCACAAACGGTCGTATCATCGACGGAACAGGATCTACCGCCAAAGAGGGTAATATTCTAATTGAAGATGAAAAAATTATCAGAATACAGGAGGAGACTCCTGATGACGGTCTTCCTCAGATAGACTGTGAGGACCATATTGTGGCGCCTGGGTTTATAGACATTCATTCCCACCTTGACTGGTTTGCCGGAAACGAAGGAAGCAGGGAATTGATGATGCCCTTTCTTCAGCAGGGAATCACAACTGCAGTAGGTGGAAACTGCGGTTTCAGTACTTTCGGTTTCCCCGTATCCCATCCCTATAGAGAACTTCTGAGTGATAATATCTTCCGTTCAGGCCGGGCAAAACTCAGCTGGCAGAATGCAGCAGGTTATAAAGAACATATCAAAGAGAACGGCAGCCCCATGAATATCCTCTCTTATGTAGGTCATGGAACCACAAGAACCTCCATCAGAGGCTACGATGCGAATCCCCTGACAGATGCAGAACTGAAGCAGCTTCTGAGTCTTCTGGATGAGAGTCTGAAGCAGGGAGCCTGCGGGATTTCCCTGGGTCTCCAATATGAACCCGGTATTTTTGCCGACAAAAAAGAGCTGAAAGCCGTAGCAGAGCTGGTAAAATCCCATAATAAGGTACTTGCGGTACACCCGAGAGCAGCCTCTGCTGTTTCCGGAACCTATCCTATGAAACCCTTCGGAACTCCCCACCATATTCTGGCAATTCAGGATATGATCGAACTGGCTGAAGAGACTGGAGTCCGCCTCCAGTTCTCTCATCTGATCTTTGTAGGCTCACAGAGCTGGAAAAGTGCGGATAAGGCATTCAAGCTTCTGGAGGATGCCAAAGTCAGAGGGGTGGATATCCACTTTGATACCTATGGCTATTCACTAGGTGCCAGCAGAATAAATGTAATCCTCCCTGAATGGTTTCTGGCAGACCTTAATAAGAATGTGGAAAGTAAGTCAGCCTTGAAGAGACTCTGGGTGGAAATAAAGGCAATGGAGCTTGTTCTAGGCTTTGGATTTGAGCAGATCAGAGTAACAAATACCGTATATCCCGAATGGAAAAAATATAATGGATTGTATCTATCAGAAATTGCCCGGAACCTTGGACAGAGCAGCTTTAAGACTCTCTGCGATCTTGTCCGTCTGAGTAACGGTACTGCCGCCGTCCTGATGGAGCGATATTCCAATCCCGAGATTTTAAAAAGGATGATCGCCCACCCTCAAGTCCATTATCAGACTGATGCATGGATGGAAAGAGAGGGTATAAATAACCCTGCAATCTACGGCTCTATCCCCCGCATCCTCAAACTGAGCCGGGAGCACAATATTCAAAGTATCGAAGAGAGCATTAGAAAGATGACCGGAGCCACTGCGGAAAGACTGGGAATACCAAAGCGGGGATATATCAGAAAAGGATACTATGCCGATCTGGTTGTATTAAATGAGAAAACCATCAGCGACAGGGAAGATGAGAATGGGATTCCTCTTCCACCAGAAGGAATAAAAAGGGTCATAATCAATGGGAAGATGCTTTTAACTCCTGAAACAGCTAAAGAGATAAATCCTGTAGGCAGTGAAATGCCGGGAATGTTTATCCACATCTAA